The Flammeovirgaceae bacterium genome contains a region encoding:
- the rimO gene encoding 30S ribosomal protein S12 methylthiotransferase RimO — translation MKTKGHTNTKVNIVTLGCSKNVVDSEVLLTQLRGNGIEAVHESGADDASVVVINTCGFIDNAKQESIDTILRYVDAKQEGLVDKVYVTGCLSQRYKDDLEKEIPEVDAWFGTRDLSRLLKQFKADYKQELVGERILTNPGHYAYLKISEGCDRPCSFCAIPIMRGRHVSRPIEELIKESQNLAKGGTKELLIIAQDSTYYGLDLYKKRNLAELLNRLADVEGIEWIRLHYAFPTGFPMDVLDVMAQRSTICKYLDIPLQHGSTNMLERMRRGTTREKTEQLLQTIRAKVPGIAIRTTLIAGHPGETEKDFEEMMDFVEKSRFDRLGVFTYSHEENTHAYSMNDDVPDEVKQQRADAVMELQQGISNELNQQKVGNTYKVLIDRKEGGNFVGRTEFDSPEVDNEVIIDAAAGYLRIGDFVPVKITSATDFDLHGTAV, via the coding sequence GTGAAAACCAAGGGACATACAAACACCAAAGTCAACATTGTTACGCTGGGGTGTTCGAAAAATGTGGTTGACTCGGAGGTGTTACTTACCCAGTTGCGTGGTAATGGCATCGAGGCCGTTCATGAATCGGGTGCCGATGACGCCAGTGTGGTGGTGATCAATACGTGCGGTTTTATCGACAATGCCAAGCAGGAATCCATCGACACGATACTTCGTTATGTTGACGCCAAGCAGGAAGGCCTGGTAGATAAGGTGTATGTTACCGGATGCCTGTCGCAACGGTATAAAGACGATCTCGAAAAAGAAATCCCCGAAGTTGATGCCTGGTTCGGTACACGCGATCTTTCCCGCCTGCTCAAACAATTCAAAGCCGACTACAAACAGGAACTGGTAGGCGAGCGGATACTGACGAACCCCGGTCACTATGCGTACCTGAAAATTTCGGAAGGGTGCGATCGGCCCTGTTCTTTCTGCGCTATACCCATCATGCGGGGCAGGCATGTATCGCGTCCGATTGAAGAACTGATAAAAGAATCACAAAACCTGGCGAAGGGCGGAACCAAAGAATTGCTGATAATTGCCCAGGACTCGACCTATTACGGATTGGATCTTTACAAGAAAAGAAACCTGGCCGAACTGCTTAACCGACTGGCCGATGTGGAGGGTATTGAATGGATCCGCCTCCACTATGCCTTCCCTACGGGCTTCCCTATGGATGTGCTTGACGTGATGGCCCAGCGCAGCACCATTTGCAAGTACCTGGATATTCCTTTGCAGCACGGCAGCACCAACATGCTTGAACGCATGCGCAGGGGAACCACGCGCGAAAAAACCGAACAGTTACTTCAAACCATCCGCGCGAAAGTGCCGGGCATTGCCATACGCACCACCCTCATTGCAGGCCACCCCGGTGAAACGGAGAAAGACTTTGAGGAAATGATGGATTTTGTGGAAAAATCCCGTTTCGACCGACTGGGAGTTTTTACATACTCGCATGAAGAGAACACGCATGCCTATTCCATGAACGATGATGTACCCGATGAAGTAAAACAACAACGGGCTGATGCCGTAATGGAATTGCAGCAGGGCATTTCGAACGAACTTAACCAGCAGAAGGTGGGTAACACATACAAGGTATTAATTGACCGGAAGGAAGGCGGAAACTTCGTAGGCCGCACCGAATTCGATTCGCCCGAAGTGGATAACGAAGTAATCATTGATGCCGCAGCTGGGTATTTGCGGATTGGCGATTTCGTGCCGGTTAAGATAACCTCAGCCACC
- the ftsY gene encoding signal recognition particle-docking protein FtsY, which translates to MAFGFFTKEKKESLNKGLQKTSESFFTRLGKAVAGKSTVDDNVLDNLEEILISSDVGVNTTLKIIERIQQRVARDKYLGTVELNRILKEEIASLLAENQSASLQDFDLPAGIKPYVMMVVGVNGVGKTTTIGKLSAQYKKLGKSVLLGAADTFRAAAVDQLKLWGERNGIPVVSRGMNTDPSSVAFDAVKEGLDKNADVVIIDTAGRLHTKTNLMNELSKIRRVIQKVIPDAPHEVLLVLDGSTGQNAVIQAREFTKATDVTGLAITKLDGTAKGGVVIGISDEFKIPVKYIGVGEKVDDLQIFNNAEFVDSLFANQ; encoded by the coding sequence ATGGCCTTCGGATTTTTTACAAAAGAAAAGAAAGAATCGCTCAACAAGGGGTTGCAAAAAACCAGTGAGAGTTTTTTTACCCGCCTCGGCAAGGCGGTGGCCGGTAAATCCACGGTAGATGATAACGTGCTCGATAACCTGGAGGAAATCCTCATCTCCTCCGATGTTGGCGTTAATACCACGCTAAAAATTATTGAACGCATTCAGCAGCGTGTAGCGCGCGACAAATACCTTGGCACAGTTGAACTAAACCGCATCCTAAAAGAAGAAATTGCTTCGTTGTTGGCTGAAAACCAATCGGCTTCATTGCAGGATTTTGATCTGCCGGCCGGCATTAAACCGTATGTGATGATGGTGGTAGGCGTAAACGGTGTGGGTAAAACTACCACCATTGGCAAACTTTCGGCTCAGTATAAAAAGTTAGGCAAATCGGTTTTGCTGGGTGCAGCCGATACCTTTCGTGCTGCGGCTGTTGACCAGCTTAAACTTTGGGGCGAACGGAACGGCATACCCGTTGTAAGCCGTGGTATGAATACTGACCCATCGTCCGTTGCTTTTGATGCCGTAAAAGAGGGACTGGATAAAAATGCGGATGTGGTGATCATTGACACGGCCGGTCGCCTGCATACCAAAACCAACCTGATGAACGAGCTTTCAAAAATCAGGCGTGTGATTCAGAAAGTTATTCCGGATGCACCCCACGAAGTGCTGCTGGTGCTCGATGGCAGTACCGGCCAGAATGCCGTAATCCAGGCCCGCGAGTTTACCAAAGCCACCGATGTAACCGGGCTGGCTATTACCAAGCTTGACGGCACAGCGAAAGGTGGCGTAGTAATCGGCATTTCGGATGAATTTAAAATACCGGTGAAATACATTGGCGTTGGCGAAAAGGTTGACGACCTGCAGATTTTTAACAATGCCGAGTTTGTGGATTCATTGTTTGCCAACCAATAG
- a CDS encoding DUF4295 domain-containing protein, with protein MAKKVVATLKKGDGKHYAKVIRAIKSEKTGAYTFREEIVPAEMVKETLAKK; from the coding sequence ATGGCAAAGAAAGTTGTTGCAACGCTGAAGAAAGGGGATGGCAAGCACTACGCAAAAGTGATTCGCGCCATCAAGTCGGAAAAAACCGGAGCCTACACCTTTAGGGAAGAGATTGTTCCGGCCGAAATGGTGAAAGAAACATTGGCCAAAAAATAA
- the rpmG gene encoding 50S ribosomal protein L33, whose translation MAKKGNRVQVILECTEHKASGMPGMSRYITTKNRKNTTERLELKKYNPVLKKYTLHKEIK comes from the coding sequence ATGGCAAAGAAAGGCAACCGCGTACAGGTAATTCTGGAATGCACCGAACACAAAGCTTCGGGCATGCCCGGCATGAGCCGTTACATTACCACCAAAAACCGCAAAAACACCACCGAGCGGCTGGAGTTGAAGAAGTACAACCCGGTGTTGAAAAAATATACCTTACACAAAGAAATTAAGTAA
- a CDS encoding 50S ribosomal protein L28, giving the protein MARVCEITGKRPRVGNNVSHANNKTKRRFYPNLQKKRFFLPEENRWITLKVSTKAIKTINKHGITAVLKEAKAQGGL; this is encoded by the coding sequence ATGGCACGAGTTTGCGAAATAACCGGAAAACGGCCGCGGGTAGGAAACAACGTTTCCCACGCGAATAACAAGACCAAGCGCAGGTTTTACCCGAACCTTCAGAAAAAGCGCTTCTTCCTGCCGGAAGAGAACCGCTGGATAACGCTGAAGGTATCGACCAAGGCCATTAAAACCATCAATAAGCATGGCATTACGGCCGTATTAAAAGAAGCCAAAGCCCAGGGAGGGTTGTAG
- a CDS encoding T9SS type A sorting domain-containing protein: MKKSLLVPAFLIYLLPASLLAQFTYRLDSSIPVLINSDTLRLAWAGGFNAGQFNTIDLNMDGVDDLAIFDRMAGRIMTFLKTGNRYVYAPQYEVHFPEDITNWVLLRDFNCDGKKDLFTGDVLGIKVYKNSSAPGQPPAWEHFLFDTGFGTKSTVLLTKGFTNKVNLQLNFDDLPAISDADGDGDLDIFNVKFVGAGTIEFHKNFSMERYGTCDSLDFERITQTWGGVTECSCGEFAFNNESCSSGGRQQHAGGKSLVARDLDNDGDQDLLFSESDCFRIYQLLNEGSNAAPLVTAATAFPVSNPIAAFPYPTVYFEDADGDGVTDMLATPNIFYRESTFTNLKECIWFYKNTGTNQLPQFSFQSPNYLQANMIDVGDNAVPAFFDADGDGDFDLFIGNYAHDDRAAVAFYENTGSRNEPAFNLVTENYAGISFLTLTNIKPTFADMNGDTRPDLVFTASNQFGFSTNLYFIPNTANIGLQIDAANIQSLNFTIFANENVSVVYVNNDSKPDLLVGKSNGALQYWENTGTLASPAFTLINPAFLGLGSSVIRQNLSCSAADLDNDGNMDLVIGDQTGQLGIVSNFKEASTAEPIRNIVYNELSEQYQAQNLGGRTWPVAVNLFNTDKPAIVVGNITGGIHILKHDETSALPDAPQIEIYPNPVITDLSPVINIRVDRPAQVYVINTTGQQVGTPLYLNAYQSYQFETGGLKAGLYIFRFIIRGKSYARRVIIH; encoded by the coding sequence ATGAAAAAAAGTTTGTTAGTGCCGGCTTTTCTTATTTACCTGCTTCCGGCAAGTTTGCTTGCCCAGTTTACCTATCGGCTGGACAGCAGCATCCCGGTACTGATTAACAGCGATACACTCAGGCTGGCGTGGGCCGGGGGCTTTAATGCCGGCCAGTTCAATACCATTGACCTGAACATGGATGGTGTTGATGATCTTGCCATTTTCGACCGGATGGCTGGCCGCATCATGACCTTTTTAAAAACTGGTAACCGGTATGTTTACGCCCCTCAATACGAAGTACATTTCCCAGAGGATATTACCAATTGGGTGCTGTTGCGCGATTTTAACTGCGATGGTAAAAAAGATTTGTTCACTGGCGATGTACTGGGCATTAAGGTTTACAAAAATAGTTCAGCCCCCGGACAACCCCCTGCCTGGGAACATTTTTTATTCGATACCGGCTTTGGCACCAAAAGCACCGTGTTACTAACCAAAGGCTTTACCAACAAAGTAAACCTGCAACTTAATTTTGATGACCTTCCGGCCATCAGCGATGCCGATGGCGATGGCGACCTGGATATTTTCAATGTAAAATTTGTGGGTGCGGGTACCATCGAGTTTCATAAAAACTTCAGCATGGAACGTTACGGCACCTGCGACTCACTCGACTTTGAACGGATAACGCAAACCTGGGGTGGAGTTACCGAATGCAGTTGCGGAGAATTTGCTTTCAACAACGAGTCATGCTCCTCAGGCGGAAGACAACAGCATGCGGGAGGCAAAAGCCTCGTGGCCCGCGACCTGGATAACGATGGTGACCAGGATCTGCTTTTTTCCGAATCCGATTGCTTCAGGATTTATCAACTACTAAACGAAGGAAGCAATGCCGCCCCCCTGGTAACAGCAGCCACGGCTTTTCCGGTCTCCAATCCGATTGCGGCTTTTCCTTATCCAACTGTTTACTTCGAAGATGCAGATGGCGATGGCGTAACCGACATGCTCGCTACACCCAACATTTTCTACCGCGAATCCACGTTTACAAACCTGAAGGAATGTATCTGGTTTTATAAAAACACCGGTACCAATCAACTGCCACAGTTTAGTTTTCAATCGCCAAACTACCTGCAGGCTAACATGATTGATGTTGGCGATAACGCGGTACCTGCCTTTTTTGATGCCGATGGCGATGGCGATTTTGATCTGTTCATCGGCAACTATGCTCATGATGACCGTGCCGCAGTCGCTTTTTATGAAAACACAGGCTCCCGAAACGAACCCGCGTTTAACCTGGTTACCGAAAACTATGCGGGCATTTCGTTCCTCACCCTGACCAACATTAAGCCCACTTTTGCCGATATGAATGGCGATACCCGGCCCGACCTGGTATTCACCGCCTCGAATCAGTTCGGCTTCAGTACGAACCTGTACTTCATCCCCAACACGGCCAACATCGGTTTACAAATCGATGCTGCCAACATCCAGTCCCTTAACTTCACCATCTTTGCCAACGAAAACGTTTCAGTTGTTTATGTCAACAACGATTCCAAACCCGATCTGCTTGTTGGCAAATCAAACGGTGCGCTGCAGTATTGGGAAAACACCGGTACGTTGGCTTCGCCCGCATTTACATTAATCAACCCTGCATTCCTCGGATTGGGCTCCAGTGTTATCAGGCAAAACCTCTCCTGTTCAGCAGCCGACCTAGATAATGACGGCAACATGGATCTGGTTATCGGTGACCAGACCGGCCAGTTGGGCATCGTAAGTAATTTTAAGGAGGCATCAACGGCTGAGCCCATCCGTAACATTGTTTACAATGAGTTGAGTGAACAATACCAGGCACAAAACCTGGGCGGCCGAACCTGGCCGGTAGCCGTTAACCTGTTCAACACCGACAAACCCGCTATTGTAGTTGGTAACATAACGGGCGGCATACACATTCTAAAGCACGATGAAACCTCAGCTTTACCCGATGCGCCACAAATTGAAATTTATCCCAATCCGGTTATTACCGATTTGTCTCCGGTTATTAACATCCGGGTCGATCGCCCCGCTCAGGTTTACGTAATAAACACCACAGGCCAGCAGGTTGGTACTCCGCTTTACCTCAATGCCTATCAATCTTACCAATTTGAAACAGGCGGGCTCAAGGCGGGCCTGTACATCTTCAGGTTCATTATCAGGGGAAAATCGTACGCACGCAGGGTTATTATACACTGA
- a CDS encoding UDP-N-acetylmuramoyl-tripeptide--D-alanyl-D-alanine ligase — protein sequence MDIQKLYEIYRKSGKVSTDTRKIEPGSVFFALKGEKFDGNQFAGEALAKGAAYAVIDDPLYNKGEHFVVVDDVLTALQQLARHHRQQLTIPVIGLTGSNGKTTSKELLYAVLAKKFKTFATKGNLNNHIGVPLSILSIDRTIEIAVIEMGANHVGEIAALSAIANPTHGFITNIGKAHIGTFGGFDNIIRGKSELYMHLINNQGTVFINSQNPILFNMAKRFKNPVLYPAKGDYYHCEMISANPYIKIRTESGREVQTKLLGTYNFENIATALCIGKYFGVDENLANQAVADYEPANMRSQVIKKGTNTIILDAYNANPSSMEAAIRSLADMKAEKKVLILGDMFELEEEAEQEHRNIGKLVRDLGFTSVLLCGDLMRYALDEFPRARYFSEKEDLLSSLKQNPISESTVLVKASRGIGLEAVMDVI from the coding sequence ATGGACATTCAGAAATTATATGAAATCTACCGGAAGAGCGGAAAAGTTTCTACTGATACACGGAAGATCGAACCCGGCTCTGTTTTTTTTGCCCTGAAAGGAGAAAAATTTGACGGCAATCAGTTTGCCGGAGAGGCATTGGCCAAAGGCGCTGCATATGCGGTAATTGATGATCCGCTGTATAATAAAGGAGAGCATTTTGTTGTAGTGGATGATGTTCTTACCGCGCTTCAGCAGTTGGCCCGCCACCACCGCCAGCAGCTTACCATTCCGGTAATCGGGCTGACCGGCTCTAACGGAAAAACTACATCGAAGGAATTACTTTATGCCGTGCTCGCCAAAAAATTTAAGACGTTTGCTACAAAGGGAAACCTGAACAACCATATTGGTGTGCCACTTTCCATTCTTTCGATTGACAGAACAATTGAAATTGCCGTGATTGAAATGGGTGCCAATCATGTTGGCGAGATTGCAGCCCTGAGCGCCATCGCCAACCCAACGCATGGGTTTATTACCAACATCGGCAAGGCACACATCGGCACGTTTGGTGGGTTTGATAACATCATTCGAGGAAAATCGGAATTGTACATGCACCTAATTAATAATCAAGGTACGGTGTTCATCAATTCGCAAAATCCGATTTTGTTTAACATGGCCAAGCGGTTTAAGAACCCGGTGCTCTACCCGGCCAAAGGCGATTACTATCATTGCGAGATGATAAGCGCAAATCCATATATTAAAATCCGCACCGAAAGCGGACGGGAGGTACAGACAAAATTACTGGGTACCTACAATTTTGAAAACATTGCCACCGCGTTATGTATCGGTAAGTATTTTGGTGTGGATGAAAACCTGGCAAACCAGGCTGTGGCAGACTATGAGCCGGCCAACATGCGCTCGCAGGTAATTAAAAAAGGCACCAATACTATTATTCTGGATGCCTACAACGCCAACCCCAGTTCGATGGAAGCGGCCATCCGAAGCCTTGCAGATATGAAGGCTGAAAAAAAGGTCCTCATCCTGGGCGATATGTTTGAGTTGGAAGAAGAAGCCGAACAGGAGCACCGGAACATCGGTAAACTGGTTCGCGACCTGGGCTTTACTAGTGTTTTATTGTGTGGTGATTTGATGCGCTACGCACTGGATGAATTTCCGCGCGCCAGATATTTTTCTGAAAAAGAAGACTTATTGAGTTCTCTGAAGCAAAACCCAATCAGCGAATCGACCGTACTGGTAAAAGCTTCGCGGGGGATAGGACTGGAGGCGGTAATGGATGTGATTTAG
- a CDS encoding DUF2461 domain-containing protein, which translates to MEKILLFLKGVAKNNNREWFEKNKLRYQEAKITFEEFLEVLYKELLKFDESLAGLNPRKQAFRIYRDVRFSKDKRPYKVNMGAAFSAHGKMEQEPGYYIHIEPGKSFVAGGLYMPNAENLAKVRQEIDYNAEVFLKILTDKKFKKYFSGLDDFDRVKTAPKGYAKDHPHIALLKNKSFVVSHPFSDAQVKDKLFMKNVAGVCKAVKPLNDFLKEALQ; encoded by the coding sequence ATGGAAAAAATTTTACTATTCCTGAAAGGCGTTGCAAAAAACAACAACCGTGAGTGGTTCGAGAAAAATAAACTGCGCTACCAAGAAGCCAAAATAACATTTGAGGAATTTCTGGAGGTACTGTATAAAGAGCTATTGAAATTTGATGAAAGCCTGGCCGGACTGAATCCGCGCAAACAGGCTTTCCGCATTTACCGCGATGTGCGCTTCAGCAAAGACAAACGCCCTTACAAGGTAAACATGGGTGCGGCCTTCTCAGCCCATGGAAAAATGGAGCAGGAACCCGGCTATTATATTCATATTGAACCGGGTAAAAGTTTTGTGGCGGGCGGACTATATATGCCTAATGCGGAGAATTTGGCAAAGGTTCGTCAGGAAATTGACTACAATGCAGAAGTGTTTCTGAAAATACTCACGGATAAAAAATTTAAAAAATACTTTTCCGGTCTGGATGATTTCGATCGGGTAAAAACGGCCCCGAAGGGGTATGCAAAAGATCATCCCCACATTGCACTGCTGAAGAATAAAAGTTTTGTGGTTTCCCATCCCTTCAGCGATGCGCAGGTGAAGGATAAACTGTTTATGAAAAATGTTGCCGGGGTATGCAAAGCAGTTAAACCCCTGAATGATTTTTTGAAAGAGGCCTTGCAATAA
- a CDS encoding response regulator transcription factor: MKVILVDDHRIFIEGLSQLLDDSYEVVAIFADAQQALKFIQANEIDLLLTDYEMPGINGIELFEQCRKWRPLLKAVLLSMHDEGSLVRKAIKTGFHGYLLKNVSKQELLMAIEKIKGGHRYISAELTNTILKPEESPRLSGREQEVLKLILKEYSNKQIASVLKLSERTVETYRKNLYKKANTNTLVGLIKFAYTHKLAD, translated from the coding sequence ATGAAAGTAATTTTAGTTGATGACCACCGTATTTTTATAGAGGGCTTAAGCCAGCTACTGGACGACTCGTATGAAGTAGTTGCCATATTTGCCGATGCTCAACAAGCACTGAAGTTTATTCAGGCAAACGAAATCGACCTATTGCTGACCGACTACGAAATGCCCGGCATAAACGGCATTGAACTATTTGAGCAATGTCGCAAATGGCGCCCTCTACTGAAGGCCGTACTACTCAGCATGCACGATGAAGGCTCCTTAGTCCGCAAGGCCATCAAAACCGGTTTTCATGGTTACTTGCTAAAAAATGTAAGTAAACAAGAGTTGCTAATGGCCATTGAAAAAATTAAGGGAGGGCATCGGTACATCAGCGCTGAATTAACAAATACAATTCTTAAACCGGAAGAATCGCCACGGTTATCGGGCCGTGAACAAGAAGTTCTTAAATTGATACTGAAAGAGTACTCCAATAAACAAATTGCTTCTGTTCTGAAGTTGAGCGAGCGCACCGTAGAAACTTACCGCAAAAACCTGTACAAAAAAGCAAACACCAACACGTTAGTGGGATTGATAAAGTTTGCGTATACCCATAAGCTTGCCGACTAG